In Lineus longissimus chromosome 5, tnLinLong1.2, whole genome shotgun sequence, the genomic stretch AGGCAAACAGGAGACCCAAATTCTCAGAATATGATCCACTTAAAGTCACTTCTCTGAAAAACGGAAGACAAAATTGTAAGACTCCAAGCAAAGAGGCAAAGACAAGTTACCCAGTGACTGTAAAATGGcattattttttttactttcCAGTTTCCAGTTGAACTTTTAGCAATGTTTTATCAATGGGTCATTCTGAACCATACAATCATGATTACAAAggacataaacatgataaagatgCCTGCTGCTTTCAAATGAAAGATACAACTGTCAGATAAAGTGACATGATAATAATGTAACATGCAGTAAAACACATATCACCAacagtcaaaatcacattttcgtCAAATACAGTATTTTTGCAAGGGTTCCAGATGTCGGCTTATCCTCTGGTGATTTCTATGGGTATAAGGACTGGCTTCGCAAAATGGACACCAATCGATACCTCCACATAGCAGAATGTATGAGATATTCCTGAAGGATGATTTCAAATTTCCTACCTTAAGTCTTTAAGGGAACCCGAAGTTATCTGAGATATCCACTGGACTAATTGGTAATCCTCCCTGCGTAATTCCAAAAATCTTGCTTTGACACAGTTGTTGAAAATACGACGAAATCCTCGTCAACTTGTGCTATCCATCCGTCACATCACTACAGCTAGCTACAGACACCACAATAGTGAGCTCATAGCTAGCTACAGGAATTCTGGGTACAAAAATCAATAATCCGCGCACAGGGTGGTGTGTATTGAATAGAATATCCAAATAGGGCTGAATAACTTAAGATAGCATTAGCTATTGGGAACTTAGTGGGAAATCTTTTCGAGTTTAATCACGCAATATCGTATCCAACACACATATGACAACCTTATGATAATAGTGATCTCAGTATACCCAGATGTAAATTCACTAGGCCTACATATCAGACACCCTTACTCACGAATTATACATATGTATGCGCTTTACCTGATATTCAGGGAACTAGAACAGGCGTAGATTAATATTAAATAAGGTAATACCTCAATATATAGGAACAATCAACATGTATCCTGCTGGTGTGTGTTCATTTCCTATGCATCTTTCATGTCACCAGGTTAACACTCTGAGCAAATGGCAATCTCTCAAATATTTTATGAAATGAATCACTTGTATTTTACAGCCAATTATTAGAATGATAGTCGAGTATATCCATCATAATCACAAACATTAGGTTCATTGGCCAGGGTGATTCAGTAAACAATCTCTAATAACAACTACACGGTCACACAGTATCGAGCAATCTCCCACCCACTAATCCTTCTTCCTTAAGACAACGTAAAAGGGCTCACGTTGTACCTCACAACGTTGTAAACAAGATAACCCTGACTGTccctgttgccatggttatatTAAGATGTTTGGAGTCTGGTGTCCATTTTTATATTGCCTTGAGTATGATGCCATATTATTGACATCGCATATGGACATCCTTTATAATAGGCATCATCAAATACAGAAACAAACTGATTCAAATGTCCCAATAGCAATACTCTGAGGAGTTCTAAAAACGATTGGAGCAAAGCCGGATATTTTAGCAATAAAGGCAACACAGCTCTATTCTACAAGGAGTCATAGTAGCAGATTGCTTAACCTAAATGGTCATCTAGCTCCATCAGCATCagcaatgtcacaatcaatgaTCCTAACATCCCAATAGCTTTGCACACGAATGGCATAATCAATCAAAAATACTGTTTACAATGCTTCGAAGTGAAAAGCGATGAACACAACTTTGATGAGGCAGTTGGTGGGGGTGCAAGCATTTGACGTATTATCGCTAGCTGAAATCAGTGTAACATATGATAGCATTATGCTAATGCTAGTTGAGCTAGTGACGTTAGCGTCGCCTAGCAACTTGTTCATTCTTCCTGACTTCTGGTTGTTGTCACAGAGAGCTGACAAATAGATCGGTGAAAATCGATGAATTAAGGGAACCGGAACTTCCTGTACAGCATGTTTGTCATAAAGATTTTAGATGGGGgttaatttcatgaaaaaacttTTGTCTAATCAATTCAAACAAAGTGATATACACATACCAATTATTGTTAACTGAAATTTTACCCAGGTACTGGTATACTACACATACATGAAGCCAATGGCTCTCTGTTTGAGTCATTACCAAATTTCTTTACCaatatttttgtttcatttactAAATACAAAGTCATCGACTATAGAGGAGTACTCGCAACATTCATATAAATATCATTATGTAACTGGTCCATGGCAATACATCAATTATTTGTGGATAAGAATGTTGCAACCCTCAGGCTAACAGTAAATCTATGGAAAATTATTGATTTATTTAAAAGCCATCATTGCATTAACGGCTAAATATAGCATGATAGGATTAAAAGAGATACTATAGAGCTCATTCTTTGTCCATAGTGTTTTCCTTAAGATCTACCAACTATGACCAGGGGCTGAACTTTATCAGCTGCCAAGGAACTTGTACCGTTTTGTAAGACACAAGTGAAGAAATGCACAAAATCTTAGGCAAACCTGCAGCATTTGGAATAAATCAGAAAGTAACATCAGGTATGGGAGGAAAATACCTCATGGGTATGAGGAGAGTGGATTGTGGACAGTCCTGGCTAACAAAAAAATACTGGTAATCCCGTCACTGCTGCTCTTTGAAGGCCTGCTGATGTCAATCCATTAAGACCATAAACCTAATGACAAAACGTATGTTGCATCATGTTGCACAAGGGTATTAGCAAAGCAGTGATAAAAGAAGATATGGAGTTAACCCTTCTCCTTTTGGAGGCTCAGGAAAGCAACATGTGATGAAAATAAGAATTTGTATTTAGTCTCTTTAAAAAATGGCACAGTTCTCATGGTAAATTTAGACAACCACGATCTCACTGCATTTAAACAATGGGCCCGATTGGATTGTTATGATATTAAAAAACGACCAAAGCTAGCATGGATTGCACAATGGATCTCAACCTTGACTAAACTAAAATTGTCAGTTAGCGCTTTGTGAACAAGAACTATCATAAAACAAAGGGCATAGTGAGAGGAAATCTTATCCTCGTAATATCATGAGACCCATCCATGCACTGGAACCCTCCCTTCGACTGAGGACACCTTCTTAGAATGTTTTGCCCCTTCCAAAAATTGGAAAAGACACATACTTTTGTTACCTAACGACTTCCTTTATTTGAACATCttccaaaggtcaaaggtcactcatataagaaacaaaatggctgctaTCACTTATTTATATGAAATGTTCTTCACAGGGCTAAAAACACAATAGGGGTTAAAATAGGGACAACTTGTCACCATTATCAAGGATTTGCAGCCAAAATCAAGACGAATGTAATTTGATGGAAACCTATGTATAATTTTCATATATCTTGCCAGACATATGTCAGGATTACAAATTTTCACAGAGATTAATTATAACGATAAGGAAGAAGATAAGGAGGTGAAACCAAACATATATATCACAATTCAACAAAAGTCATATTGGGGATGTATCAGAATCAGTTTTACTAATAACAATTGAGGAGATGATAAGGTCACGAAGTGAAATCAAAAGTACCTACCTCGTAAGAGGGTTTGATGCGTTGCTAGCTGCCGATCTTGTCCTCACTTTAAACCAGCCTCAGTTCATGATagcattcaagatggcgtcaGGTACCCTGCGTAGAAACCAAAATTGATTCAGCTATTGATCTGTAGTGTTATATCATTCACCGCCCAATTTCTGTTGAATATCGGGGAAAAATATGTCAAGGAAAACAAATTATTACGTCGATTATCTGACCAAATCTCTCAAATACAGATGGCTGCCTTCTCAGTGACTTATTTCAGTTGCTTAAACGGTTATGTCATAAATCTAGGGATTGGCTGGAAGCAACGAGACACAAATTGTACAAGTTATgtaaaccaatgaaatggcTAGTATCAAGCACTACATCGGAACTAGCAAAGAAAATCAATAATGCCGCATAGCTGATGAGGACCGACACTAGCTTGCGCTAATGTTAGCCATGGCTTAATAATACCACGACAACCATCAATTAATTGGTTTTTAGTTTTGCGTGTTTTTTTAGCCTTTACCTTATACCTCTGGTGTTTATTGATGGCATTACCTTGATCATATACCATGGAACCCCGGCTGAGTAACATGACCAcccatgggaccgaggttgaatggtagCTAATTCTAAtgctttcataagttcaaaattttgaaaaattttcagagtcaaaaaagttttagaACTGATGATtctggttcattttgagcagaaaaaaagtgaaaaaaatatttggacttaataGAGAAGAGAGATTCTACAGtatatcattaaaaaaaacaaccccAGCAATATCATGAGAtacagcggaacctcccttagcagacacctctctattgaggacaacctctctatcaaggacactagttttggtcccaaagtggttttgtctccattcaatttgacatcaggacacaaggacagcacttgtcagtcccgagggtgtccttaatagagagattctactgtaggcctatatatatatatattcaagtTTAATCTGGCCAGTCTCCCCTATCACGATGGAGCTTTCTACAATAATCATCAATGGGCATATTATAATGGTCAATGTGGCCTAGGCTTACCGCAGTACAGTTAGGCCTGAAAGATCCAGTAACCATAGAAACAAAGCATGCAGCTCTAAAAACACTAATTTCAGTCTACATTGATAAATTTGATGTAAAATTTGACTCTGATCCCATAATCACAAAAAGTTGCATTGGAAAAGAGCCAAAATTGCactaaaattgaattgaaaattaacATGGAAGAGGGCGTGGTGAGTAGTGAATAAGCCTCAACTCCGACTCCCTCGCGGTTCTCACCCAACCGAAAATGGCGCCGGTCTTGTCTTGTCTGGCTggtcttttcatattttcattataGATTTATTCCATTCTTCAAAACGCATACGTGTCAAagatataaaaaaattattattgaaATAAGGAAGCTCATGTAGGTTAGTATTGTTCATACTCGTCATACCGAAAACTGTGTGAAAAAGTGTCCCGAATTTGGGGACAAATGCACAACCAGTTACCAGGCTCGGGAGCTGAGGAGGGACAGCATTCATGTCTTTGTTTCATACGTGCATATTGTCGTTAAGAAGTCACAGCCCCAATAGCAACAGTCTTGTGATGatgactgattgattgattagttGATTGAGATGGCAAGAGCCTGTAAATTGCTGATAGATGAGAGGGATGGACAATTTTGACGAAGGCTGTTGTACCAGTGGAGACAGACCGAGGTAGAGCCCAAACAGGATgcgtgtattgtacgcgccagTCActgatccaaaggttgaccgccttcaacgttgcttaacttccactctggggccaacgcgccaaccactgggccataaaggaattccctcatggccggcgggttaagccgtgccatatacctgggccAGGCTGGGGGtaatcattccccccttcggacagagatggatcgtcctcgatcctacttagcgcttcatgcgtctcagtaccgaactacaaatccagagctcgcatcgcgtgggaaggtctgccagatgtattgtacgcgccggtcaccgatccaaaggttgaccgcgctcaacgttgcttaacttccactctggggccaacgcgccaaccactgggccataaagggttaagccgtgccatatacctgggggtactatactaTGCGCATGTCACTAGCTAGCAACTACGGTATAAAAATTATGTTTAGGTTGATTACATTCGTGTTCTCTTCTTAAAACTACCCCTCCTAAATTTCTCATTTCGTTTGCAGAAATGTCTTACTGATGTCTCACTTATAATGAAGGACGGTACGATGTCGATGCCGGAGTCCCAAGAAGAAGAGAGCAGCCCATCGGAAAATATGCAGATGGAGCTGCACAGCAAAGGTGCTGTTCTGACCAAAGCCTGGTCAGACTTGTTTAGCTTTATAACGAAATATCAGGCAGAGCTGACGGTGAAGGAAAATGCTGTTGAAATTGCTGATCGGGAAATCTCCATGCGGAGAAAGCAGTTGGAGGAGATGAAACCGATGGTGGAAGCAGGGAATGATGAGATATCCAGATTACAGGACGAGATTCAAACAAAGGAAAGACTGCTGAATAAGTCGCAAACTGAACTGTCTATGAAAGTACGAATGTTACAACAGGTGCAAACAGACTTATCTTGTAACATGGAACTTTTAGAAAAAGCCAGGTCTGAGCTCTTGGATAGACAGTCGGAACACGTGCGTGATACAAGTGATTTAGAACGCTTGAAATCCGAGCTGATCATTAAGCAGGAACAGATACTGATTAAAGACAATCTGCTGAAAAAGTTACAAAATCAGTTGATGAAAGAAAACACTGAGCTTAGGGATCAGTTAGAACTTGAAAGAAGAGCCCTTGAATTGGAACGAAGGTCTCATGAACTGACTAAGAAAAGCCTTAGAGAAAAATCGGTGAGTCtcttaaaatacatgtaggttgagtGACAATAAAGATCGTTCACACCCATCGTGAGAGAGAATTTAACTTGATAAGAATCCGATACCTTGTGTGCATATTTGGTGAAATCTGTGATGGCAACCGCCGAACAACATGATCACGACAGTCGACATAACACCATTTTGGGACATTACAAATTAAACTAAAATCTCTAGATGGGTCTTCATAAACACTGCCATTCTTGAACAATcccaatgtttttttcatttcagaaaccATCCCATGGTCTGTCCAGCAGTCACTCTGGCAATGTGATTGAGATCCCAGACTCCCCTCCAACTCTCGATCTTTCCGTCGAACAAGCAGATGATTTCGGCCTCTCAAACATCATATCTGAAGCCGAGTCCCAATCTCAACAAACGTCTCAACTTCGCTATTCCCAATCGCAGGAGTCTGCACCATCTCACATTGGATTTAGGTCTTCAGAGACATTTAGTACGCATTCTTCTTCATCCATGACAACCATGCCTGTAAAACGACATTGGCCCTCACAATCACAATCGCCCTCCACCTCATCAGCACAAaaatttgcaaagttttcacacACACCAGTGGCCGATTCAGAATTCCCGCAACCAGGTGATAGTTATAATGAAGGCACTGCCACTCAGTCTGATGTGTTCTTTCCCTTGAGTGTCGATCCTGATACAGACAGTAAAGCAGGTATCATTGACACCTCCGCTAGTGTTATGTATACAGACTCTGAAGTGCTGGGTGAGGGACAATATTCAGGTACCATGCCCGGTACGCCTAGTTCAGAAACAAGTGACAGTAATCAGGGACCCCAAGTGTCAATGTCGGGGGCCGTTTCCAGTGCGGGATTGTCACCAGGACAAGTCGGACCTGATGGAAAGGTAGGGATCAGTTTGAAATACTCTTCCTGTAGTTTTAGATGTGTTGGAGGTCTTTATTTCGTTGGCAATCAGTCAGTGAGTCTGAGATGTTTTTATATTTATTCATTAGAATAGTGAATAAAAAGGGGAACTTTTTAAGTTGGTTGTTCATGATCTCATTGTCATGAATTTGTGTCAGTTTGAGAAATAATCTTGAAAGTTGAAAGCCAACTTCATATTCCTCTGAAGTTCTGAGATCAAACCTTTGAGTCTGAGGTGAAATTTCTTCCTGCTTGAAAGTTTTTGAAGTCTTTTCAGAGAGAGGAATCAAGAACATCTCACAGTCTGTTTGCCGTGTGATAAAGGGCTTCCAATAGAGGGTATGATATGGTAATGAAACAAGTGTCAAAGATTGTCCAGCAATGTCTTGTCAAAAGATCGAATAAACTTTGAGATCTACATTTAAACAGCTTATTGAAAATACTGATTTTAGGCTAGTGGTATACTATGCAAAgacggttacaggaaaattcgtccctggataattcgtcccccaggaaaattcgtccccggaaaattcgttcctgaggataattcgtccccggaaaatttgtccccgaggataattcgtccccggaaaatttgtccccgaggataattcgtccccagaatattttacaaagttgaaagtttctgactttactttctaagactcttaagtcttgtcaaatggactgtagtaataactaatactttcgatttttctcattcagtgtaacatccctctttactaccatactagccagttacctaccccactatttttatagtaggtagaagtaggcaggcgaaatattttattgaagaatttagagcttttctttcattctgaccagtaaaaatacttatttgaaaaaaaaatttatttagcctgcctacttctacctactatgaaaagagtggagtaggtaactagctagtagggtagtaaagagagatataatgaatgagaaaagtcgaaagtagtaagtagtagttattactggaaagtaatgtcagaaactttcaacttttgtttaattttccggggacgaattatcttagaggacgaatttcccagggatgaattatcctagtggacatattttccggggatgaaattttcctcggggacgaattttccagggacgaattatcctcggggacgaattctccagggacgaattatcctcggggacgaattttcctaggggacgaattttccggggacaagttttccggggacgaattttcctagagccgcaAAGACCTGTGTGGTCACACACAGCCACATTGTTCATTGTGATCTACCCTGGACATTGCATATCATACCCTCTTATCACAACACATCACATCTCTTCGACTTGAGTACTTGTTCGCTTGCACTGAGCTTTCTTGGAAATAAGAGATTTGTGTACATCTGTAAAAAGTGAAGGATTGctcttcaaattttcaaatgtatTTAGAAGTGTTTAAAGAAAGGCCCTCCTCATCCTAAAAAACCGCCTATGAAGTTGATAACATGAACTAattactgtacattttgtacaaatcAGTGTCTGCCAACTTTTGAGTGCAGGACCTGGAAGTAATTTCCAAGTTTTTCGAGAAGTTTTGTGCAGACTGCAAGTGTGCGTGATCTAGTCAGTGTTGCTGATATGTTGAAGCAGTTGGTACAGTGTCATAAAAAACAAGATTAATCATATTGTCTCTATATCAAATGTGAGAAGATTTAGAAATGTATTCAATGGCTATTTTGATGATAGGTTTGTATCAGGACACTGTGTACTCTGCTTTGACATGTCGCTATCCGGTTGCTTTCCTTGTGCCTTGACAAATAGATTCTATCAACTGATATATCTTGTCTGTATCCATCTCTAGTACAGCTTTTAAAGAAACAATTCATGTCTGCACGGTATTGACCAGTATTGGCTGGAGTTTGTCAGCTGTACAAGTGAAAGTCTAGGTGAGCAGATTTGAAGTTTAGGTGACTTGTCGGGAAAGACTTTCAACAAATCGGACAATCTGTTCCAGTTGGACTTGCAGATCATAGATATTCATTGATACACCTTGAAAATAGAATTTACCCCACTGCACTTCCTTCCATTTTAGGTTCAGAGATACTtcaatttgtttacattttcagcAGAAGTTCTATCTTTCAGGATGCTTCTGTTTGTCCATGATTGACTTATAACATCCATTCAGATTATGTTACTTATTTtcaatacatgtagcactgaAAAAAGCCTTTTATTAACTGCCCTCTGGCTCTGACAGATATTCATATAGTATTGCAGAATCATTGCTCTCTCTACTTGTCGAGGATACACAAATGGAATACCACTGCAGAAATGTTGGAAATCCTGGATTCTGGGCGAACTGGATGCACGATAGGATAAAAACTGAGGTGCTTTGCCTTGCCATTTTCAGCAAAGAGTGTGATGTATACTGATGACAATAAAAGGGATGTGTGAATTTCAATAATAATGCATCGTACTTCAAGTCGTACAATAGAGCCCGAACTCATTCGGACTTGCAGTCATTGCCTTCAAAACCCATTGGGAATATCTGCTGAACAGTCCAATGCTCAGGCTCTTCAATTTTGTTTTGCACTTGCACCTTGGACAAAGGAAAGATCCTTTCACCTGTAAATGGTACAACAAACAGTTTCAAAGATGAAAAACCATGTGATTGTCACACAATGAAAGGGTGGTGCATTCATGAAAGAAAGGCCATGTGTGCAGACATGGCGTGAGGTGTTTTGGTTCTCGCACAGATGTGAAGAAGCATCTTACTTGTCATTTGGAATGCATGGCAAGTTATTATCAAGCAACGAATTAGAAGATCTAACTTGAAGCCCCATATCCCATTGGGTTTACAACACTGATGATCCACCATGCACAAGAGTTGGAGGAGAACCAAGCCAAAGCTTTGTGTCTGCAATTTGCAGTCCATCAAATGAGACCTAAAACCAAAGTGGTTATGCGGCCACCACTGGCAGGAAGGGCACAATATCTCATATGGGTGGTCATTCTTCTTTGGAGTCAGTTATTCGTGCATGGCTAGAACGACTAGCATCATGCGGGCTTTGCATCCTACTCTCCGTGGACTGACTTAATATACTTCCTGTTGGGTTTTAAAATATATACAAATAAAGTTTTTTGCAGCAACTTCAGGGGACGCGTTTCATTTATGGCAAATTTATTGCCTGCCTTGAAATATTACTTATACAGTCCATAAACTAGTCTAAGACTATGTCTCTTATTTTGCAGTTTAGAACCCCAGATCGGGTGAGATCAGGAAAAATAATCAGCAGACACACACGAGAACCTCGTTCAGACATCACTGCATACAGATGTCCTGTTTGTGGGCTACACTGCCCGACACCTAGCACACTATCCAGACACATGGTGCAGCACACAGGGGAACGACCTCACATGTGTCAAATTTGCCATAAAAGCTTTACGCGGAGCTTTAGTTTGAAAGTGCATTACCGTGTCCATACTGGTGAAAGACCATACAAATGTGATATATGTGGGCGGCAGTTTGCCGTCAAGTCAAATCGAGAAGCACACATGATGGTGCACAAGTCGAAAGAAATCCATTCTATGATATTACAAGACAAGGCAACATAGGAAAAAACCAAGACAAAGGACTTTAGAAAATGGTCACTCTCTCTGAATGCCATTATACCATCTTGGTTGTCATTATAAGGCGGAGGACTGATTGAGTTGTCATGATCTCAGTTCAAGACCCGGAAATGGGATTTTTGGGTTTTTGGACCACTGTTGGGTTCTTGCTTGTCCTTCCAGGTTCAGCTCAAGTGATGCACTgtatgagcagctccttgatacaCTATCATGTCTCATTGGTGGTCTGTAGACTGTTTATGTACCAGTGACAGTACTAGTTTTCTCCACGATAGTACAATTACAATGCCTGTTGAGGTtgtgaaaatgtgaacaaaatTCTGAAAACAGCCGTGTGTACAAAGATGTAATGTCTGTAAACTGAAGTAGCACAGTCGTTTTTCAGCTCCTGAATCTTCCTCTACTATGTGGAGGCTGGAAATGGCTTGATCAATTTGACAAATGTGTCACATACCCATTTTCAGTGTTCAGATTTTCTGTCCAGAGCTTTCGAATCCAGTGTTCTCAGCATGGCAATAAAGTTTCCCCTCCTCTACTTACAGCCTGCGCAAGCTTTGCCCGGAAAAGGTTTCGTATGTCAAATATGTGGCGCCATCTCTGCCCATCGTATGAATTACGAAGTCCACATGAGGACCCATACAGGAGAGAGACCTTTCAAATGTAACATTTGTGGAAAGACATGTCGCTCTAAAGGAAATCTTCAGATTCATACAcggattcatacaggagaaaaaccatattCTTGTGACATTTGCAGGAAGGCATTCTCTCAGTCGGGCCATTTGCGGAGTCATAAGTTGACCCATATGTCGACAGATTTTCAAATGTTATGATATGGACAGACTGTGGAACCTTgattagcagacacctctggtACTGTATTCAGGCCATCCTCTTAAGGAATGACCCAGATTTAGTTACAATACCTGTCTAACCTGACAGGTCATTTCCATTAGATTTGACCTCTAGTAGTATCTCCTCTctatgttgggggggggggggcaaggttCTCCTTTCTGGTAGAGATGTTCTGTATGTTTGAACTggtttcaaatttcaaggaaCTTCGCTCCAATATCATATCAAGGCACCGAAATGAATACTTTTGGAAGCGTACTAGCACACATGTTATCCTACCTATTGGAGTTTTCATGTTCTGTCTACTTTTCAGTCAACTGGCAAGTTACAAGATATTCTCTCTTAAAATTGCTTGTACTCTTCCAGGTTTAGAGCCCCCTCTCATCCCTGTTTACATCAGTGACACAAATATCTTCTCTTACTTTCAGTTGCAACGCAACCAACAAAATTCCAATCCTGCAAGGCGGCCGAATTTCATGTGTCTAATCTGTGATGTCCAGTTCCCAGAAAAACAAACCCTGGCCAGCCATATGCAGCAGCACGTGGGAGACTCACGGCCATACAGCTGCACCTATTGTGAAAAAACCTTC encodes the following:
- the LOC135487458 gene encoding early growth response protein 1-B-like isoform X8; the protein is MKDGTMSMPESQEEESSPSENMQMELHSKGAVLTKAWSDLFSFITKYQAELTVKENAVEIADREISMRRKQLEEMKPMVEAGNDEISRLQDEIQTKERLLNKSQTELSMKVRMLQQVQTDLSCNMELLEKARSELLDRQSEHVRDTSDLERLKSELIIKQEQILIKDNLLKKLQNQLMKENTELRDQLELERRALELERRSHELTKKSLREKSKPSHGLSSSHSGNVIEIPDSPPTLDLSVEQADDFGLSNIISEAESQSQQTSQLRYSQSQESAPSHIGFRSSETFSTHSSSSMTTMPVKRHWPSQSQSPSTSSAQKFAKFSHTPVADSEFPQPGDSYNEGTATQSDVFFPLSVDPDTDSKAGIIDTSASVMYTDSEVLGEGQYSGTMPGTPSSETSDSNQGPQVSMSGAVSSAGLSPGQVGPDGKLQRNQQNSNPARRPNFMCLICDVQFPEKQTLASHMQQHVGDSRPYSCTYCEKTFRQKHHLGEHLRIHTGEKPFVCSICGKRFAKKFNMRAHHVTHIRKTHLH
- the LOC135487458 gene encoding early growth response protein 1-B-like isoform X3; protein product: MKDGTMSMPESQEEESSPSENMQMELHSKGAVLTKAWSDLFSFITKYQAELTVKENAVEIADREISMRRKQLEEMKPMVEAGNDEISRLQDEIQTKERLLNKSQTELSMKVRMLQQVQTDLSCNMELLEKARSELLDRQSEHVRDTSDLERLKSELIIKQEQILIKDNLLKKLQNQLMKENTELRDQLELERRALELERRSHELTKKSLREKSKPSHGLSSSHSGNVIEIPDSPPTLDLSVEQADDFGLSNIISEAESQSQQTSQLRYSQSQESAPSHIGFRSSETFSTHSSSSMTTMPVKRHWPSQSQSPSTSSAQKFAKFSHTPVADSEFPQPGDSYNEGTATQSDVFFPLSVDPDTDSKAGIIDTSASVMYTDSEVLGEGQYSGTMPGTPSSETSDSNQGPQVSMSGAVSSAGLSPGQVGPDGKFRTPDRVRSGKIISRHTREPRSDITAYRCPVCGLHCPTPSTLSRHMVQHTGERPHMCQICHKSFTRSFSLKVHYRVHTGERPYKCDICGRQFAVKSNREAHMMVHKSKEIHSMILQDKAT
- the LOC135487458 gene encoding uncharacterized protein LOC135487458 isoform X11; protein product: MKDGTMSMPESQEEESSPSENMQMELHSKGAVLTKAWSDLFSFITKYQAELTVKENAVEIADREISMRRKQLEEMKPMVEAGNDEISRLQDEIQTKERLLNKSQTELSMKVRMLQQVQTDLSCNMELLEKARSELLDRQSEHVRDTSDLERLKSELIIKQEQILIKDNLLKKLQNQLMKENTELRDQLELERRALELERRSHELTKKSLREKSKPSHGLSSSHSGNVIEIPDSPPTLDLSVEQADDFGLSNIISEAESQSQQTSQLRYSQSQESAPSHIGFRSSETFSTHSSSSMTTMPVKRHWPSQSQSPSTSSAQKFAKFSHTPVADSEFPQPGDSYNEGTATQSDVFFPLSVDPDTDSKAGIIDTSASVMYTDSEVLGEGQYSGTMPGTPSSETSDSNQGPQVSMSGAVSSAGLSPGQVGPDGKNAHRIQKRVPIVPASVRETSVRHDLHHHKSCERQHTCPSCAKSFTRPNHLREHMRIHTGERPYACNICGKRFNNKGNMRAHQIVHLGADGFKPK
- the LOC135487458 gene encoding zinc finger protein with KRAB and SCAN domains 8-like isoform X4, with protein sequence MKDGTMSMPESQEEESSPSENMQMELHSKGAVLTKAWSDLFSFITKYQAELTVKENAVEIADREISMRRKQLEEMKPMVEAGNDEISRLQDEIQTKERLLNKSQTELSMKVRMLQQVQTDLSCNMELLEKARSELLDRQSEHVRDTSDLERLKSELIIKQEQILIKDNLLKKLQNQLMKENTELRDQLELERRALELERRSHELTKKSLREKSKPSHGLSSSHSGNVIEIPDSPPTLDLSVEQADDFGLSNIISEAESQSQQTSQLRYSQSQESAPSHIGFRSSETFSTHSSSSMTTMPVKRHWPSQSQSPSTSSAQKFAKFSHTPVADSEFPQPGDSYNEGTATQSDVFFPLSVDPDTDSKAGIIDTSASVMYTDSEVLGEGQYSGTMPGTPSSETSDSNQGPQVSMSGAVSSAGLSPGQVGPDGKAAPVSRDGRPPSKSIWNRLVNSSNLKCEICGAVAKHRINYEIHMRTHTGEKPFKCNNCGKAFGSRNNLVIHNRLHTGEKPYVCNVCGKTFTQLGHLKCHKLSHTIFKF
- the LOC135487458 gene encoding myosin-2 heavy chain-like isoform X14, which gives rise to MKDGTMSMPESQEEESSPSENMQMELHSKGAVLTKAWSDLFSFITKYQAELTVKENAVEIADREISMRRKQLEEMKPMVEAGNDEISRLQDEIQTKERLLNKSQTELSMKVRMLQQVQTDLSCNMELLEKARSELLDRQSEHVRDTSDLERLKSELIIKQEQILIKDNLLKKLQNQLMKENTELRDQLELERRALELERRSHELTKKSLREKSKPSHGLSSSHSGNVIEIPDSPPTLDLSVEQADDFGLSNIISEAESQSQQTSQLRYSQSQESAPSHIGFRSSETFSTHSSSSMTTMPVKRHWPSQSQSPSTSSAQKFAKFSHTPVADSEFPQPGDSYNEGTATQSDVFFPLSVDPDTDSKAGIIDTSASVMYTDSEVLGEGQYSGTMPGTPSSETSDSNQGPQVSMSGAVSSAGLSPGQVGPDGKAAPVSRDGRPPSKSIWNRLVNSSNLKCEICGAVAKHRINYEIHMRTHTGEKPFK